From the genome of Streptomyces sp. V1I1, one region includes:
- a CDS encoding acyl-ACP desaturase gives MTITSPHLGSSEAWTDARLLFALEEVVEKELNRHLKVAKDWMPHEYVPFSDGRNFPGFFEDGQAWEPEQSKVTDLGKIALVVNLLTEDNLPSYHHEIASLFGRDGAWGTWVHRWTAEEGRHGIVMRDYLLTSRAVDPDKLEEFRMAHMAEGFESDNRHSMLHSVAYVAFQELATRVSHRNTGHQSGDPVCDRMLARIATDENLHMVFYRNLLGAAFEIAPDLTMQAVRDVVVNFRMPGHGMPGFERAAAQMAIGEIYNMRIHHDDVLQPVLRFLKVLDIDGLGPEGLKAQEELGLYMGGLDSEASKFDEKLAARKARMAARAAG, from the coding sequence GTGACGATCACCTCTCCCCACCTCGGCAGTTCGGAAGCGTGGACAGACGCCCGACTGCTGTTCGCGCTGGAAGAGGTGGTGGAGAAGGAACTCAACCGCCATCTCAAGGTCGCCAAGGACTGGATGCCGCACGAGTACGTCCCGTTCAGCGACGGCCGCAACTTCCCCGGCTTCTTCGAGGACGGCCAGGCCTGGGAGCCCGAGCAGTCCAAGGTCACCGACCTCGGCAAGATCGCGCTGGTCGTGAACCTGCTGACCGAGGACAACCTCCCCAGCTACCACCACGAGATCGCGAGCCTCTTCGGCCGCGACGGCGCCTGGGGCACCTGGGTGCACCGCTGGACGGCGGAGGAGGGCCGGCACGGCATCGTGATGCGCGACTACCTGCTCACCTCGCGCGCTGTCGACCCGGACAAGCTGGAAGAGTTCCGGATGGCGCACATGGCGGAGGGCTTCGAGTCCGACAACCGCCACTCGATGCTGCACTCGGTGGCGTACGTCGCCTTCCAGGAGCTCGCCACGCGCGTATCGCACCGCAACACCGGCCACCAGTCGGGCGACCCGGTCTGTGACCGGATGCTGGCGCGGATCGCGACCGACGAGAACCTGCACATGGTCTTCTACCGGAATCTGCTGGGCGCGGCCTTCGAGATCGCCCCCGACCTGACGATGCAGGCCGTGCGTGACGTGGTGGTCAACTTCCGCATGCCGGGACACGGCATGCCGGGCTTCGAGCGGGCCGCCGCGCAGATGGCGATCGGCGAGATCTACAACATGCGGATCCACCACGACGACGTGCTCCAGCCGGTGCTGCGCTTCCTCAAGGTCCTGGACATCGACGGTCTCGGCCCGGAGGGCCTGAAGGCGCAGGAGGAGCTCGGCCTGTACATGGGCGGGCTGGACTCCGAGGCGAGCAAGTTCGACGAGAAGCTCGCGGCGCGCAAGGCACGGATGGCGGCGCGGGCGGCAGGCTGA
- a CDS encoding WhiB family transcriptional regulator → MPINTTTDQELSWQETALCAQAGPEFFFPAPGSSTREAKQLCGACEGRVACLEYALAHDERFGVWGGLSEKERYRLKQAQN, encoded by the coding sequence ATGCCGATCAACACCACCACTGACCAAGAACTCTCCTGGCAGGAGACCGCGCTGTGCGCCCAGGCGGGCCCGGAATTCTTCTTCCCGGCCCCTGGCTCGTCGACGCGAGAGGCGAAGCAGCTGTGCGGGGCGTGCGAGGGGCGAGTGGCGTGCCTGGAGTACGCGCTGGCTCATGACGAGAGGTTCGGGGTGTGGGGCGGGCTGTCGGAGAAGGAGCGGTACCGCCTCAAGCAGGCGCAGAACTGA
- a CDS encoding VOC family protein — protein MLTTRFVTGTPNWLDLGTPDIEAANAFYGGLFGWTFQSAGPEAGGYGMYQLDGKTVAGGMTVSPEQGGPGWTLYFQSPDADATAKAVEQGGGAVLFEPMDVFDMGRMAVFTDPAGAGFATWQPGQIKGLDVVNDPNTLCWAELYTDDPGAGLNFYNGIFGWETSTMPLPDGTGSYTMVNPAGAGAEAMFGGIVPLAADPVETDGPYWLPYFEVEDCDASVAKAQQLGGKVRMAPVDMEGVGRFAKLADPAGARFAVMQGVQTEG, from the coding sequence ATGCTCACCACCCGTTTTGTCACAGGCACCCCGAACTGGCTCGACCTCGGCACGCCCGACATCGAGGCGGCGAACGCCTTCTACGGCGGCCTGTTCGGCTGGACCTTCCAGTCTGCGGGCCCCGAGGCCGGCGGCTACGGCATGTACCAGCTGGACGGCAAGACCGTCGCGGGCGGCATGACGGTCAGCCCCGAGCAGGGCGGCCCGGGCTGGACCCTCTACTTCCAGTCGCCCGACGCCGACGCCACGGCCAAGGCGGTCGAGCAGGGCGGTGGCGCGGTGCTGTTCGAGCCGATGGACGTCTTCGACATGGGCCGCATGGCGGTCTTCACCGACCCGGCGGGCGCGGGCTTCGCGACATGGCAGCCGGGTCAGATCAAGGGCCTGGATGTCGTCAACGACCCCAACACGCTGTGCTGGGCGGAGCTGTACACCGACGACCCGGGCGCGGGTCTCAACTTCTACAACGGAATCTTCGGCTGGGAGACGTCCACGATGCCCTTGCCGGACGGTACGGGCTCGTACACGATGGTCAACCCGGCGGGCGCGGGCGCGGAGGCGATGTTCGGCGGCATCGTCCCACTGGCCGCGGACCCGGTGGAGACGGACGGTCCCTACTGGCTGCCGTACTTCGAGGTCGAGGACTGCGACGCGTCGGTGGCCAAGGCGCAGCAGCTGGGCGGCAAGGTCAGGATGGCTCCGGTCGACATGGAGGGCGTGGGCCGCTTCGCCAAACTGGCGGACCCGGCGGGCGCGCGCTTCGCGGTGATGCAGGGAGTGCAGACGGAGGGCTGA
- a CDS encoding TetR/AcrR family transcriptional regulator has product MSSGSTRTDGRVERGNQTRRLVLERTTNIASAEGLEGLSLGRIATELKLSKSGVFALFGSKEELQLATVRAAVDVYVDHVVRPTRELPPGAARVGALCRHWLDYSASRVFTGGCFFHAVTAEFDARSGPVHDAIAQARADWVRYVERTIEEARLTGGLDAELDVPQLAFEIIALMEAANAESVLHDDDSAYDKAGRGILSRLRAAATDPAEVPQQLRSS; this is encoded by the coding sequence ATGAGCAGCGGCAGCACACGCACGGACGGACGCGTCGAGCGCGGCAACCAGACCCGGCGGCTGGTCCTCGAGCGCACGACGAACATCGCCTCCGCGGAGGGCCTGGAGGGGCTTTCCCTCGGCCGTATCGCTACCGAGCTGAAGCTCAGCAAGAGCGGCGTCTTCGCCCTCTTCGGCTCCAAGGAGGAGCTCCAGCTGGCGACGGTACGGGCGGCGGTAGACGTGTACGTCGACCATGTCGTACGGCCGACCCGCGAGCTGCCGCCCGGGGCCGCCCGAGTAGGGGCGCTGTGCAGGCACTGGCTTGACTACTCCGCGAGCCGCGTCTTCACCGGCGGCTGTTTCTTCCACGCCGTCACCGCGGAATTCGACGCCCGCAGCGGTCCGGTGCACGACGCGATCGCCCAGGCCCGGGCGGACTGGGTGCGCTATGTGGAGCGGACCATCGAGGAGGCGCGGCTCACCGGCGGCCTCGACGCGGAACTCGACGTTCCGCAGCTCGCGTTCGAGATCATCGCGCTGATGGAGGCCGCCAACGCCGAGTCGGTGCTGCATGACGACGACTCGGCGTACGACAAGGCCGGGCGCGGCATCCTGAGCCGCCTGCGGGCCGCTGCGACCGACCCGGCGGAGGTGCCGCAGCAGCTCCGGAGCAGCTGA
- a CDS encoding alpha/beta hydrolase: MHPMAPLLRTALNATSHVAPRLAGRMAFAVFARPLGRSRPRSSERELLSKARTGRLAVNGKSVVTYSWGDGDRPVLLVHGWSSRGSRLSDFITALRDKGYSPVTFDAPGHGDSEGRATTILEYREIIQQLHARHGDFEAVVAHSFGVLAAFFALRDDVTARRIVGIGGVGEFDFVLDGFCDGLGLRDRVKDELRGRIEGLLFPGEPGIWRRFSANYRPEEVGVPVLLFHDEVDDMVPSAQSQVIAAAHGERARLVTTRGLGHRRILNDPQVVAEAVDFAVSGRGEAAVVHEGRT; encoded by the coding sequence ATGCACCCCATGGCTCCGCTGCTTCGTACCGCCCTCAACGCGACCTCTCATGTCGCGCCCCGCCTGGCCGGGCGCATGGCATTCGCGGTCTTCGCCCGCCCCCTCGGGCGCAGCCGGCCGCGATCGTCCGAGCGTGAACTGCTCTCCAAGGCGCGCACCGGCCGGCTGGCCGTCAACGGCAAGAGCGTCGTCACCTATTCATGGGGAGACGGCGACCGCCCCGTATTGCTGGTTCACGGCTGGTCGTCACGAGGCTCCCGGCTCAGCGACTTCATCACCGCGCTGCGCGACAAGGGCTACAGCCCCGTCACCTTCGACGCGCCGGGGCACGGGGATTCCGAGGGCCGTGCCACCACGATCCTCGAATACCGCGAGATCATCCAGCAGTTGCACGCACGACACGGCGACTTCGAGGCCGTCGTCGCCCACTCCTTCGGGGTCCTCGCGGCATTCTTCGCGCTGCGCGACGATGTGACGGCACGCCGGATCGTGGGGATCGGCGGCGTCGGCGAATTCGACTTTGTCCTCGACGGGTTCTGCGACGGCCTCGGGCTCCGCGACAGGGTGAAGGACGAACTGCGCGGCCGCATAGAGGGCTTGCTGTTCCCGGGCGAGCCCGGGATATGGCGGCGCTTCAGTGCCAACTACCGGCCCGAGGAGGTGGGCGTTCCCGTCCTGCTCTTCCACGACGAGGTCGACGACATGGTGCCGTCGGCACAGTCGCAGGTCATCGCGGCTGCTCACGGGGAGCGCGCCCGGCTTGTCACTACCCGGGGCCTTGGGCACCGCCGGATACTCAATGACCCCCAAGTCGTGGCCGAGGCCGTGGACTTCGCGGTGTCGGGTCGTGGCGAGGCGGCCGTGGTCCACGAGGGGCGGACGTAG
- a CDS encoding multicopper oxidase domain-containing protein, whose amino-acid sequence MDRRSFNRRLLAGSAVAATGVTSLSLASAPSATGAVSAAGAPKTAPAGGQIRHLKLYAEKLPDGQMGYGLEKGKASIPGPLIELVEGDTLHIEFENAMDVPVSLHAHGVDYDIANDGTKLSKSHVEPGATRTYTWRTHTPGKRADGTWRAGSAGYWHYHDHVVGTDHGTGGIRKGLYGPVVVRRKGDILPDKQFTIVFNDMTINNKPANASPNFQATVGDRVEIVMITHGEYYHTFHMHGHRWADNRTGLLDGPADVSRVIDNKITGPADSFGFQIIAGEHVGAGAWMYHCHVQSHSDMGMAGLFLVAKPDGTIPGYEPHHPEGSAAGVKSDAGAGGHGH is encoded by the coding sequence ATGGACAGACGGAGCTTCAACCGGCGACTGCTGGCGGGGAGCGCGGTCGCGGCGACGGGTGTGACATCGTTGTCACTAGCTTCGGCCCCGAGCGCGACCGGCGCCGTGTCGGCGGCTGGCGCACCGAAGACTGCCCCGGCCGGCGGCCAGATACGCCATCTCAAGCTGTACGCGGAGAAGTTGCCGGACGGTCAGATGGGCTACGGCCTGGAGAAGGGCAAGGCGTCGATCCCGGGTCCGCTGATCGAACTGGTCGAAGGCGACACCCTGCACATCGAGTTCGAGAACGCGATGGACGTGCCGGTGAGCCTGCACGCCCACGGCGTGGACTACGACATCGCCAACGACGGCACCAAGCTGAGCAAGAGCCATGTCGAACCCGGCGCCACCCGCACGTACACCTGGCGCACCCACACTCCGGGCAAACGTGCGGACGGCACCTGGCGCGCGGGCAGCGCGGGCTACTGGCACTACCACGACCATGTGGTGGGCACGGACCACGGCACGGGAGGCATCCGCAAGGGCCTCTACGGCCCGGTGGTGGTCCGCAGGAAGGGTGACATCCTCCCGGACAAGCAGTTCACCATCGTCTTCAACGACATGACGATCAACAACAAGCCGGCGAACGCGAGCCCCAATTTTCAGGCCACGGTGGGGGATCGCGTCGAGATCGTCATGATCACGCACGGCGAGTACTACCACACGTTCCATATGCACGGTCACCGCTGGGCGGACAACAGGACGGGCCTGCTGGACGGCCCGGCCGACGTCAGCCGCGTGATCGACAACAAGATCACGGGCCCGGCGGACTCGTTCGGCTTCCAGATCATCGCGGGCGAGCACGTGGGGGCGGGGGCCTGGATGTACCACTGCCACGTCCAGAGCCACTCGGACATGGGGATGGCGGGGCTGTTCCTGGTGGCGAAGCCGGACGGGACGATTCCGGGGTATGAGCCGCACCATCCGGAGGGTTCGGCGGCGGGCGTGAAGTCAGACGCCGGGGCGGGTGGGCACGGCCATTAG
- a CDS encoding ThuA domain-containing protein, producing the protein MQRAPHHRSRSRRSGLAAALGVGALTVSLLGGGDVAAARPYPELPSTTLSLPSPPGGQNVRVLVFHASATEESPTVNAGIAAIETIGQTGPAAGRFKTEATDDASVFTNATKLGRYNAIVFLTGGGDVLDPEQEAGLETYLEAGGGFLGIHDAARTEPYSDWFTGLIGARPAGAPSAVQRATVEVGDRQHPATKSLPLQWKRPDKWFNWAANPSGSVHTVARVKENSYKPGTGANGWDHPVSWCRDYDGGRSFYTGMGGTVDSFAETDFRDHLRGALAWTTRLSRADCKATINANYTAERVTQPNQPGQNDQIGEPHGLVTAPDGRVLYIGRGGADSSKPVVTDWNNPDMGKGQGEIHVYDPKTKKVTLAGALTIFGNKGGGDELIKVEEGLLGIELDPDFMTNGWVYLHYTPHSRINRDTHMAERRVSRFTLDLATDKLDLASEKVLLKWPVQIHSCCHAGGGMAWDSQQNLYIATGDNNSSGFSGGYSGNNPEPNFKGVSFADARRTAGNTNNFNGKILRIHPEDGGTYTLPAGNLFTGKEPDEGGGKTRGEIYVMGVRNPARIFIDKSTDILYAGWVGPDAGAPSTTWGPAKYDTFAAITKPGNHGWPYCMGNKQPYRDRNLPDPSKPLGWYNCDAPKNESPNNDGLVNLPPITSNTIWYSPQGGGVDYPRDANGIPSYKTEEQKILMPWLKGGGQATMNGPVYRYDAAGTSKDKWPSYWDGKWFVGDFYDGDQPRHAVLTDPKTVGMGGIPVHAESLKKIIPVGASGIRNLMDWKFAPDGSLYVLDYGRGFFTSDSRSALWHVTYKGGEPTPSAEKLARKAAR; encoded by the coding sequence ATGCAGCGCGCACCACATCACAGGTCGAGATCCCGAAGAAGCGGACTGGCGGCGGCCCTTGGGGTCGGCGCACTGACCGTGTCCCTGCTCGGCGGCGGCGATGTCGCCGCGGCCAGGCCCTATCCGGAGCTGCCCTCGACAACGTTGTCTCTGCCGTCGCCTCCCGGCGGCCAGAATGTACGGGTCCTCGTCTTCCACGCCTCCGCCACCGAGGAGTCGCCGACCGTCAACGCGGGTATCGCGGCGATCGAGACCATCGGGCAGACCGGTCCGGCCGCGGGCCGGTTCAAGACCGAAGCCACCGACGACGCCTCTGTGTTCACCAATGCCACCAAGCTCGGCAGGTACAACGCGATCGTCTTCCTGACGGGCGGCGGCGATGTGCTCGACCCGGAGCAGGAAGCCGGGCTCGAGACGTATCTGGAGGCCGGCGGAGGTTTCCTGGGCATCCATGACGCGGCACGCACCGAGCCGTACTCCGACTGGTTCACCGGGCTGATCGGCGCCCGGCCGGCCGGCGCCCCGAGCGCGGTCCAGCGCGCGACGGTCGAGGTCGGCGACCGTCAGCATCCGGCCACCAAGTCGCTTCCGCTCCAGTGGAAGCGGCCCGACAAGTGGTTCAACTGGGCGGCCAACCCGTCCGGCAGCGTGCACACGGTGGCCCGCGTCAAGGAGAACTCGTACAAGCCCGGCACCGGCGCCAACGGCTGGGACCATCCCGTCTCCTGGTGCCGTGACTACGACGGCGGCCGCTCCTTCTACACCGGCATGGGCGGTACGGTCGACAGCTTCGCCGAGACCGACTTCCGCGACCATCTGCGCGGCGCCCTCGCCTGGACCACCCGTCTCTCGCGCGCCGACTGCAAGGCCACCATCAACGCCAACTACACCGCCGAGCGCGTCACCCAGCCCAACCAGCCGGGGCAGAACGACCAGATCGGCGAGCCGCACGGCCTGGTCACCGCCCCCGACGGCCGGGTGCTCTACATCGGGCGCGGCGGCGCCGACTCCAGTAAGCCCGTCGTGACCGACTGGAACAACCCCGACATGGGCAAGGGCCAGGGCGAGATCCACGTCTACGACCCGAAGACCAAGAAGGTCACGCTCGCCGGAGCCCTCACGATCTTCGGCAACAAGGGCGGCGGCGATGAGCTGATCAAGGTCGAGGAGGGTCTGCTCGGCATCGAGCTGGATCCCGACTTCATGACCAACGGCTGGGTGTATCTGCACTACACACCGCACTCCAGGATCAACCGTGACACGCATATGGCCGAGCGTCGGGTCTCCCGCTTCACGCTCGACCTGGCCACCGACAAGCTGGACCTGGCGAGCGAGAAGGTGCTGCTCAAGTGGCCGGTGCAGATCCACAGTTGCTGCCACGCGGGCGGCGGTATGGCCTGGGACTCGCAGCAGAATCTCTATATCGCCACCGGTGACAACAACTCCTCCGGTTTCAGCGGCGGTTACTCCGGCAACAACCCGGAGCCGAACTTCAAGGGCGTGTCCTTCGCCGACGCCCGCCGCACCGCGGGCAACACCAACAACTTCAACGGCAAGATCCTGCGGATCCACCCCGAGGACGGCGGAACGTACACGCTCCCGGCAGGCAACCTCTTCACGGGCAAGGAACCCGACGAGGGCGGCGGCAAGACCCGTGGCGAGATCTATGTGATGGGCGTGCGCAACCCGGCGCGTATCTTCATCGACAAATCGACGGACATCCTCTACGCGGGCTGGGTCGGCCCGGACGCCGGCGCGCCGTCGACGACCTGGGGTCCGGCGAAGTACGACACCTTCGCCGCCATCACCAAGCCGGGCAACCACGGCTGGCCGTACTGCATGGGCAACAAGCAGCCCTACCGCGACCGCAATCTGCCCGATCCGAGCAAGCCGCTCGGCTGGTACAACTGCGACGCCCCGAAGAACGAGTCGCCCAACAACGACGGCCTGGTGAATCTGCCGCCGATCACCTCCAACACCATCTGGTACTCGCCGCAGGGCGGCGGCGTGGACTATCCGCGCGACGCCAACGGGATCCCGAGCTACAAGACGGAGGAGCAGAAGATCCTGATGCCGTGGCTCAAGGGCGGCGGCCAGGCGACCATGAACGGTCCGGTCTACCGCTACGACGCGGCCGGCACCAGCAAGGACAAGTGGCCCTCGTACTGGGACGGCAAGTGGTTCGTCGGTGACTTCTACGACGGCGACCAGCCGCGGCACGCGGTGCTGACCGACCCGAAGACCGTGGGCATGGGCGGCATCCCGGTGCACGCCGAATCCCTGAAGAAGATCATCCCGGTGGGGGCAAGCGGCATTCGCAACCTCATGGACTGGAAGTTCGCGCCGGACGGCTCGCTCTACGTCCTGGACTACGGGCGCGGATTCTTCACCTCCGACTCCAGGTCGGCGCTGTGGCACGTGACGTACAAGGGCGGCGAGCCCACGCCGTCCGCCGAAAAGCTGGCACGGAAGGCAGCACGGTGA
- a CDS encoding OmpL47-type beta-barrel domain-containing protein, which translates to MVLGLTSAVAYGQSDDRVADQVLTWTAGDPTDRYLSFPTTAVAGRTTIVFENSKATGNTTGMPHTLTFDVSDPEYNNDVPLNILANPGDDQGGRHTAEVTLTPGRYRFHCTIPGHGSMQGILTVTEGGGEDTTAPDTTAKVDGDKNAEGAYVGQATVTVSATDAGSGVDKIEYVVGADGPWQPYTAPVVVNEVGTHKIRYRASDKAGNVAAEKAVDFAVVAPPTDDKTPPETSATVSGEKNEQGQYLGMATVTVTASDTGSGVNTIEYAIGAAGAWQPYTAPVMVHEAGTHKVRYKATDKAGNAAAEKAVDFTVVTPPAEDKTPPVTSAGVSGEKNSDGAYITSAKVTLTATDADSGVDKVEYSLDGGPYLAYTSPVIVDRVGFHTVLHRATDKAGNTSEAQKVSFTIAEGGGVPAPNCPEFDERLTVIVGTVDTGVPNRITRSRCTINELIEDEKDWSSHALFLKHVDKVLDKLLADGVIDQREHKKIYRAAKQSGIGKPGQNTGYRHLFDGTQASFGKWQHVGGGSFGLNADGSMISGTTKGGLGMLWFPQRQYGDFSLKLQWRDDAPGSGNANSGVFVRFPYVHNNPEEPRPEWVAIKYGHEVQVLDRPDGDMYKTGSIYGFDRVGLGGAGVTPKGTWNDYEIRVVDQHYSVYRNGVLINEFDNAGGQEFVPPRGDDPGTDGRRYASGYIGLQVHGTTDVISYRDIRVKEL; encoded by the coding sequence ATGGTTCTGGGGCTGACGTCCGCAGTCGCCTACGGCCAGAGCGACGACCGGGTCGCCGACCAGGTCCTCACCTGGACGGCCGGCGATCCGACCGACCGCTATCTCTCCTTCCCCACCACCGCGGTGGCGGGCAGGACGACGATCGTGTTCGAGAACAGCAAGGCGACCGGTAACACCACCGGTATGCCGCACACGCTGACCTTCGACGTCTCCGATCCCGAGTACAACAACGACGTACCGCTGAACATCCTCGCCAATCCCGGTGACGACCAGGGCGGCAGGCACACCGCCGAGGTCACGCTGACTCCCGGCCGGTACCGCTTCCACTGCACCATCCCCGGCCACGGCTCCATGCAGGGGATCCTGACCGTCACCGAAGGCGGCGGCGAGGACACCACCGCGCCCGACACGACCGCGAAGGTCGACGGCGACAAGAACGCGGAGGGCGCATACGTCGGCCAGGCCACCGTGACCGTGTCGGCGACCGATGCGGGATCGGGCGTGGACAAGATCGAGTACGTGGTCGGGGCTGACGGCCCCTGGCAGCCGTACACCGCGCCGGTCGTGGTCAACGAGGTCGGCACGCACAAGATCCGCTACCGGGCCAGTGACAAGGCGGGGAACGTCGCCGCGGAGAAGGCGGTCGACTTCGCGGTCGTCGCCCCGCCGACCGACGACAAGACACCGCCGGAGACCTCGGCGACGGTCAGCGGCGAGAAGAACGAGCAGGGCCAGTATCTGGGGATGGCCACGGTCACCGTGACCGCGTCGGACACCGGCTCGGGCGTCAACACCATTGAGTACGCGATCGGTGCGGCCGGCGCCTGGCAGCCGTACACCGCCCCGGTGATGGTGCACGAGGCGGGCACGCACAAGGTCCGCTACAAGGCGACCGACAAGGCCGGGAACGCGGCCGCGGAGAAGGCCGTGGACTTCACTGTCGTCACGCCGCCCGCCGAGGACAAGACCCCGCCGGTGACCTCGGCCGGGGTGAGCGGTGAGAAGAACTCCGACGGCGCGTACATCACCAGCGCCAAGGTGACGCTCACCGCGACCGACGCGGACTCGGGGGTCGACAAGGTCGAGTACTCCCTCGACGGCGGCCCGTACCTCGCGTACACCTCTCCCGTCATCGTCGACCGGGTTGGGTTCCACACCGTGCTGCACCGGGCGACCGACAAGGCGGGCAACACTTCCGAGGCTCAGAAGGTGTCGTTCACGATCGCGGAGGGCGGCGGGGTTCCGGCGCCCAACTGCCCGGAGTTCGACGAGCGGTTGACGGTGATCGTCGGCACGGTCGACACGGGTGTGCCCAACCGCATCACGCGCAGCCGCTGCACGATCAACGAGCTGATCGAGGACGAGAAGGACTGGTCCTCGCACGCGCTGTTCCTCAAGCACGTGGACAAGGTCCTCGACAAGCTCCTCGCGGACGGCGTCATCGACCAGCGCGAGCACAAGAAGATCTACCGGGCGGCCAAGCAGTCCGGCATCGGCAAGCCGGGCCAGAACACCGGCTACCGCCATCTGTTCGACGGTACGCAGGCGTCCTTCGGCAAGTGGCAGCATGTGGGCGGCGGTTCGTTCGGGCTCAACGCCGACGGTTCGATGATCAGCGGCACCACCAAGGGTGGCCTTGGCATGCTGTGGTTCCCGCAGCGGCAGTACGGGGACTTCTCGCTGAAGCTCCAGTGGCGGGACGACGCGCCGGGCTCCGGCAACGCCAACAGCGGTGTCTTTGTGCGCTTCCCGTACGTCCACAACAACCCGGAGGAGCCGCGTCCGGAGTGGGTCGCCATCAAGTACGGCCACGAGGTTCAGGTTCTGGACCGGCCGGACGGCGACATGTACAAGACCGGCTCGATCTACGGTTTCGACCGGGTGGGTCTGGGCGGTGCGGGTGTGACGCCCAAGGGCACCTGGAACGACTACGAGATCCGGGTGGTCGACCAGCACTACTCGGTCTACCGGAACGGCGTCCTGATCAATGAGTTCGACAACGCCGGCGGCCAGGAGTTCGTCCCGCCGCGCGGCGACGACCCGGGCACCGACGGCCGGCGGTACGCCTCCGGCTACATCGGGCTCCAGGTCCACGGCACGACGGATGTGATCTCCTACCGCGACATCCGGGTCAAGGAGCTCTGA
- the ligD gene encoding non-homologous end-joining DNA ligase: protein MGAAVELEAGGRVVRLSSPDKVYFPERGFTKLDVARYYLVVGEGITRALRNRPTTLERYPDGVGGESFFQKRAPKNLPDWIPTAHISFPSGRSADEICPTEVAAVIWAANLGCLTFHPWPVRRDGVDHPDELRIDLDPQPGTDFADAVRAAHELRVILDEHGLRGWPKTSGGRGLHVFVPIEPRWDFTRVRRAAIAVGRELERRMEGRVTTAWWKEERGARIFVDYNQTARDRTIASAYSVRPRPHAPVSAPLRWDEIDDVSPLDFDIATMPVRFLELGDVHADMDDHAFSLDSLLELATKDERDHGLGDLPYPPDYPKMPGEPKRVQPSRAKKPPS, encoded by the coding sequence ATGGGTGCAGCGGTGGAACTGGAAGCCGGCGGACGTGTCGTAAGGCTGTCCAGTCCGGACAAGGTCTACTTTCCCGAGCGTGGTTTCACCAAGCTGGACGTGGCCCGCTACTACCTGGTCGTGGGGGAGGGGATCACCCGCGCCCTGCGCAACCGCCCCACCACCCTCGAGCGCTACCCCGACGGCGTCGGCGGCGAGTCGTTCTTCCAGAAGCGCGCCCCCAAGAACCTCCCCGACTGGATCCCCACGGCCCATATCTCCTTCCCCAGCGGACGCTCGGCCGACGAGATCTGCCCCACCGAGGTCGCCGCCGTGATCTGGGCGGCGAACCTCGGCTGTCTGACCTTCCATCCCTGGCCGGTACGGAGGGACGGCGTCGACCACCCCGACGAACTGCGCATCGACCTGGACCCGCAGCCCGGCACCGACTTCGCCGACGCGGTCAGGGCCGCGCACGAGCTGCGCGTCATCCTCGACGAGCACGGACTGCGCGGCTGGCCCAAGACCTCGGGCGGCCGTGGTCTCCATGTGTTCGTGCCGATCGAACCGCGTTGGGACTTCACCCGGGTACGGCGCGCGGCCATCGCCGTCGGCCGCGAACTGGAACGGCGCATGGAGGGCAGGGTGACCACCGCCTGGTGGAAGGAGGAGCGCGGCGCGCGGATCTTCGTCGACTACAACCAGACCGCCCGCGACCGCACCATCGCCTCCGCCTACTCCGTACGCCCCCGCCCGCACGCGCCCGTCTCGGCGCCACTGCGCTGGGACGAGATCGACGACGTCTCGCCGCTCGACTTCGACATCGCCACCATGCCCGTGCGCTTTCTTGAACTGGGCGATGTGCACGCGGACATGGACGACCACGCCTTCTCCCTGGACAGCCTGCTGGAGCTGGCCACGAAGGACGAGCGCGACCATGGTCTGGGCGACCTGCCGTACCCGCCGGACTATCCCAAGATGCCGGGCGAGCCGAAGCGGGTGCAGCCGAGCCGCGCGAAGAAGCCCCCCTCCTAG